The genomic stretch GTCAGGGAAGACCTGAGGAAGTACATTTGTGTCGAGGCTTGAAGGGTTGGAATGGGCCAGCTGGCACAGAACTAGAAGTGAGCTCCCAACAGGAATGCGAACTACAAAGCTTCTGAGCTGGGAAGAACTTTGTCACatacagagaagagaaaggaggcctGTGTGGCTGGAGGATGATGGGTCTTGGGGTGGGAGGGTTGATGGCAAGGAGAGTATTGTGAAGTGCTTTTGGAGAGGAGCCAGTTCATGCAAGGCTTCTATGGAATTTCAATTTTTGTGTTAGTGTAACGGGAAGCCATTGAAGCATTTTAAGCAAGAAAATATGGTCTGATTTACTTTTTACACAGCTGATCGTGGTTGATGTGGAGAGAATAGATTGTACAAGAGCAGGGGTCTAGTTAGGAGGCTGCTGCAAGAGTCTGTGGAAATGATGGTGGCATAGATTAGTGTGGTGGTAGCAGAAATGGAATGAGAAGTGGGTGGTTTAGAAATACATCTTGGACTGAAAGGATTTGCTGATGGGTCAGGTGTGGAACgatgaaggaaaaggaggaatCAAGAATGACGCCTAGATTTTCAGGTTGAGCAATTGAGTGACAGGGGTGCCTTTTGTGAAGATGGTGAAGAAGGGAGAGTAATAGGTTTGAAGTTCGGGGAAGGGTATACATCAGGTGCTGCATTTTGGGCACATCATGTTGACTGACATCAGGTAGACATGGTAAGTGGACAGTTGGCGCTAAGATTCTGGAGATCAGGAGACAGACTGGGTATGTCTATATTAATTTAGGCATCATCAGTATACAGATGGTCTTTAAAGCCTAGGAAGCAGGGAGCATGGGTTTAGAGAAAAGGGTTCCCAGTCTTAGAATAACTCCAAAATTTAGAGTAGATGTTCTTAACAGAGGGACCACTGAATAGAAATCAGGGGATTTGTGACCTTGGATGGGAGAAAAAATTCACCTTTATTTTCATTAACTTCTAACAGAAATTGagtatttttattatgaatatgGATTGCAACAACTATCAGCATCAGCAGTACTTGTGACTTTGTCATCAGTGGAAGTCACTGATACTGTCATCACATTACAGTGACCTCAGATATCTCAAAACATCAGTTATGTTCATCCCTACTTTGAAACTTCGGTAGTTATTAGACCTActgctcagttttgttttttaatgcacTAATAAAGAAGCATAAATATCACCATGTggcaaatttgttttttaaatattttgataatatattccattatttttttttgtaatcttgTGTGTTTTAAATCCTGTGCACTTAACATTCTATGAAGGGGTTTATAGGCTTCATCAGATTACTGGAGTATTCATAacacaaaaagggttaagaaatgctcatttttgaagggaaagagaaaggctaAAAGAGGGATGGTGGATGgagtgaaaaaaattttttttaagtaggagTAAGTTGATCACATTTTTAAAGCTGAGAGGGAGAAGTTGAAGCTGTAGGAGAGCGGGGATGATAAATAGAGCCAAGTCCATGGGAGTTCCATGAAGAATGGCGATCCAGAGCACCGGGGGAGTTTAGGTTTGgatgagaagagaaagggaaagaatggaAGCAGATGGAGGCGAGGTAGGGCCAAGAAGGTGAGGGTACCCTGTCTTATAGTATTCTTGAATTCCCATTCGGAGCCCAGGTCACTTGCTAAGGTGGTACAATAAAAGGCTTGAGGAGCTTAGGGAATTTGTAAACAGTTCTGGAGTGTTTCCTGAAGGTGAGGCATTATGCTAAAGCTTTGGATTTGAAGGTGAATAAGATGTAGTCCTTGCTCCCAAATAACTGCTTTCTGGTGAAAAACATAAAGACATTTAAAGAAGCATAGAAAAGAAAGCACTGGATTTGGTCTGAGGTTGGAGGGCTCGAGGaggaggtcagggaaggcttcccaaTAGAGGTGGCATTTGGGCAGATTCAAAGGATGAGTATAAGATCaccaggagaaatggaaaaggaggAGGGAGAGTATTTGCAATGGCATAGATATGTCGACAAGcagaactaattttaaaagaaagtttttattgaaatataacatTCCTACAGAGAAGTACATAAATGACAAATATGTAGCTccatgaattttcacaaagtgagCACTCCAATATAATCAGAACTCATAACGAGAaacaggacttaaaaaaaaacacaaacagaacTTCACCAGCAAGCAGGGccaatttgaaatataaaatgtgtGAATTGGGAGATGAAGTTAGAATGGCCTTCTGTGTTGGTTGGGGAGCAGTGGGGGAGGGAGTGAGAGAGCAGAGAGGAGCACTGCATGGCTTTGAGCTCTTATGGTCAAGGGAGTAATTGTTTTCTATCAGTTCCACAAAATGACTATTTgtaaaatttaagtaaagataACTATGCTTCATTTTGCTTATTTAGAGAATTCTTTCTTACGAACTAATTGTTTATTTCATTGCATATATTATGTAAGATTTTTTGGCAGTTCACAGAAGCCTTATttgaaacttaatttttttttttctccatttctctttttacttAGGGATATTATATTTACCGTGACATGCTAGGAGAAAAAGGAGATTTCATTACATCACCTGAAATAAGTCAGATCTTTGGGGAGGTAATATCCCAAGTAAACTCTCAAACTCTAGTATCACATACATTTGAGAACAGATTGCATTATATTATTCTATAATAGTTTTttgcagcttttttctttttatgattcatcaaatttttaatgttttagtaGTTTATGTACTGAGGGAATAGAAAGGCAACAGAGGGCAGGAAATGATAGAGAAATCATttgaaaagtttatattttactGTGGTGAAAGAAATGGAGAGATAATAGGGactcagggagagagaaagaaaagagatggaaGTCAGGCGGGAGGAAAGAGAATcagagaatggaaggaagaatagagacataaggaagggaggaaggagagagaacccaagaaggagagagaaaaggaaaaaagaatactgAGGAATTAGTGGAATCAGATGAATTCCCAGCCATGATTTAGCCTTAATTACATTAGAAGTATCCTGTAAAGGAACTTTGAATTCTTTTCAGGAATtcaagttcatttctttccacaTGAGTGCCTTTgatcaatttaaaaatagaaaatagtgcAAAAGAGGAAGTCGAATCCAGGTATTAGAAAACATTACTTATGCCTACAAACTTTGTAATTATTTAAATCATTTGGATACGAAGAAATAGTATAATCACTTCATATGTATATTTGCTTTCAAGTACTAATACCTCTCCCTAAGTGATACGCTCTCTTATCTGAGTCATGGGACCTTATAGTGGAAGCTGTAGCTAGGATCTCTGGTTATTGAGTTTCCTTAATATGCCTATTGTGACATAGTCCCAGTGAAGTTCCTgtatgcataaacatacatacatattaaaTAACATATATGGTGGATGTTTGCAAGCATTTTGCTTTCTGGCCCAAAGTGCATATTTATGTAGAGTTTTATATTGGGCTATACTCTAAAatactttaatgtattttttttttccttgtcacaGCTACTAGGGATATGGTTCATTAGTGAATGGATAGCCACTGGAAAAAGCTCAACTTTCCAACTGGTGGAACTGGGCCCAGGTAGGGGTACCCTCACTGGAGACATTTTGAGGGTATGTAATAAAAAAATGCTTTGAAGTCTCATGTAGGTGAATCTTACTACTGTGTTTGCAAACTTTGTAGATTTCCTTGGCTTTTAGACCTACCTCCTTGATTTCAATTTTTAGCTAAAATATAATACCAGAATAACATAATAAATCGTGACTTATTATTGTCTGTTTATGGGCTTGAAAAGGGAGAGGaatgtaaaaaattataaaagacaaATTGGGAGACTATATTTGTCTTCTGAGTAGGGACagagttttaaaattacataaaaagctaaaatcataaaggaaaagacTAATAATTTAAACTACATTCAAATTGTGAACTTTTTGTTGTTCATAGACATccgaaagtgaaaaaaataagacagagTGGGAGAAGCTATTTGCACCATATATAACCAACAAAGAACTAGAcggtatataaagaactcctttaaATCAAGAAGACGACAGATAATCCAGTAGAAATATcaggccaaagacttgaatagttcCTTCCATCAAAGAGGaaatccaaatggccaataaaaatgaaaaggatcTCAGCCTCACTggtaattagggaaatgaaaattaaaatcacagttATTTCACTAGATTGGGAAAAATTGGAAAGCCTGACGACACCAAATGTTGGAAAAGATGGGAAGTAAAGCAGTGGGAATTCTCATCTACTGCTTGTAAGTGTAATTTGGTACAACCACATTGAAAAGctattgggggaagtggatttggcccagtggatagggcgtccgcctaccacatgggaggtccgcggttcaaaccctgggcctctttttttttttttaaagatttatttatttatttatttcccctccccccaccctggttgtctgttctctgtgtctatttgctgcgtcttctttgtccgcctctgttgtgtcagctccacgggaatctgtgtttctttttgttgcatcatcttgctgtgtcagctctctgtgtgggcggtgccattcttaggcaggctgcacttttcttccgcgctgggcggctctccttacagggtgcactccttgcgcttggggctcccctacagggggaacacccctgtgcggcagggcactccttgcgctcatcagctctgctcatgggccagctccacatgggtcaaggaggcctggggtttgaaccgtggacctcccatgtggtagacggatgccctaaccagtgggccaagtctgccgccccccttggccgccttgacccgtgtggagctggcccatgcacagtgctaatgcgtgccaatgagtgccgtgccatgcaggggtgtcccctgtgtaggggagccccacgcgcaaggagtgcgccccgtaaggagagccgcccagtgcgaaagaaagtgcatcctgcccaggaatggcgccgcacacacagagagctgacacaacaagataacacaacaaaaagaaacacagattcccagtgccactgataaggacagaagcagtcacagaagaacacacagtgaatggacagagagaacagacaactgggggtgggggaaaggggaaagaaataaataaaaaaattaaaaaaccaaaaaaaccaaaaagcttTTGGACTATTGGACATTATCTACTAATGCTAAGCTTACTTatactgtatgacccagcaatttcaagaatatagcagcattgtttagaatagcaaaacactggaaacaacccaaatgcacaTCAGTGGGAAAATGGATATATAAATCGTGGTATAGTCATACAGAGGAATACCAAGTGCtgtgaaaatatattaaatcacAACAGAATGCAACAATGTATATAACACAGAACCTGAtgttaaaggaaaaaagcaaTTAGTAAGTTTTCATATCATGATTGTATtttcataaaatgcaaaaataattgaCATTAAACAATATATGTTTGGTGATACAAATGTGTTAGTAAGATTTATAAAGAAAATCTAAGGAATGATAAACTGGAAATTCAGGATGGTGGTGACCAGTGAGGAAGGAGGGCAGGCATGGGGGTTTAAAGGTATGGATCATGTCCCGTTTCTTTAGCCAGATGGTGATAGTCTCCCATGTATCACTCTATCATTCTACctcatattttataaaaaaaacattaaaaaggagGAATATTATAGTATATACTAAGCAAtagtatttattaaatttttgtaGTTTATACTATTTTGGAACCCATGGGTCTTTTTATTCTTGATACCATGACTTTTGTTTGAAATTAGGAATTgcctgatttttattattatttattcttttagagAAGGAggatcattatttatttttttagagaaggatttataaatatcagacaaataagAATCCtgattatgggaagcagatgtggctcaaatgattcaCCTcctacctactacatgggaggttcctggtttagttcccggtgctgcctaaagacaacagcgagctggcatgacaggcaggtgcagcacgctaatgcaacaagatgacgcaacaagagacacaagaagaaaaccataatgaaagactcaacaaaagcagggagtggaggttcccagtgcctcctaaaaaaaggacaagcaagacagtgagttgatgcaatgggcaggcaggacaagctgatggaacaagatgacacaagagacacatggaggcAAACATAATgtgagatacaacaaagcagggagcggaggtgactcaagctgattaggtgcctccctcccatatcagaggtcctaggtttggttactggtgcctccaaaaaaaacagggaagatgaacagacacagcaaggacAAATAACGAGGgggtgggaaaaataaaataaatcttaaaaacaaacaaaaatcctgattatattatatttgggaaaaagagaaggaaatgaaacCACTATTTCAAGttttcaaggctctcatctctcTAAGTTGGCCAAGGTAtttgaatataaataaattaacatttttttgttttttgttttttcattttatttaatttttaaagagatgacataaatgttacattgaaaatatagggaaacggactttggcccagtggttagggcgtccgtctaccacatgggaggtctgcggttcaaaccccgggcctccttgacccgtgtggagctggcccatgcgcagtgctgatgcgcgcaaggagtgccctgccacgcaggggtgtccccacgcaggggagccccacgcgcaaggagtgcaccccgtaaggagagccgcccagcgcgaaagaaaagtgcagcctgcccaggaatggtgctgcccacacttcccatgccgctgacgacaacagaagcggacaaagaaacaagacgcagcaaatagacacagagaacagacaaccgggggagggggggattaaataaataaataaatctttaaaaaaaaaaagaaaatatagaggagggagcaggtgtagttcagtgatCGAGTGTCCATTTCCTGTGCACAAGGTCCCGGTTTATTCCctggttaaaatatatatatattatatatatatgaattcccTTATAATCTACTTCCCTTCCCCTCATctccaattatttatttattcctccccctcattgttttacactcactgtctgctttctgtgaccatttgctgtgtgttctgtgtctgcttgtcttctttttaggtggcacctggaaccaatcttgggatctcccagagtgggagagaggtggtcagtgtcttgtgccacctcagctccctgttctactGCATTTCTTAtagtctctcctctgtctctttttgttgtgtcatcttgctgcaccagctttccgtgtgggccagctgtcTGCTCAGGCCTGCTTGCtgcgatggagttggactcagatgtaacctttctacacgtgcctcttctgttacctttactgaacctgtgattgatgctgggattggtgtatacccagtagacttgaatctctgaactggccatgtgacagctgggctctgagcctcagcagagttgcaactcaaactccaatttgttggacttacccaggttagctaacagggaggtgaaaatcgtcaaccccacaccagggaactgagagtgcctacagctccaagaaggagaattgcatccatcaacctctcgatatagaagtggagtggacatcaccatcccagagtccacaggatggaggaacaaaataaggattagagtggacttacttttattctactatagagctattgtcactagtaatagaagaaaatatagcattgatgtagagaaagtggccacagtagttgctgagggcagggagagggaagaagagacgagatgtgggggcattttgaggacttggagttgtcctgaatgatattgcagggacagatgctggacattatatatcctgccataacccactgaatgtactgggggagagtataaactacaatataaactataatccatacagtgcagcagtgctccaaaatgtgtttaccaaaagcaatcaatgtgccacaatgatgaaagagggtgttgatgtgggaggagtgggtggggtggggtgtggggtatgtgggaacctttttaaaaaatattttttaatgtaacatttttcataatctacatatcttcaaaaaaatacaataaaaatagtggtattttccttaagattttcctattttttaccCTCATGCTTACTATAATAAAAAGaagttatgtaatctaagaaaaacaatgaaaatgtgaTAGAATCCTAGCTTTAAACAGTCAAATTGTTAGTGccattcaaattttttttttaaagatttctctccccttcccccattgtctgctgctctgtgtccacttgctgtgtgttcttctgcatccatttgtatcatcaggcagcactgggaatctgcgtctcttttttgttgcgtcatctttctgcgtcagctctccgtgtgtgcggcgccactcctgggtgggctgtgtttttttcacgtggggcggctctccttgaggggtgcacaccttgtgcgtaggccacccctatgtgggggtgcccctgcgtggcacggctctccttgtgcacggcagcactgcgcatgggccacttaccgcatgggtcaggaggccctggggatcgaacgctggaccctccatatggtagacggatgctctatcagttgagccatatccacttcttGCCATTCAAATTTGATTCTCTGAGGATTCAGTTTAGTCATCTCAAAGAGAGAAGGTTAATTCATAGACTTAAGGACTTTATAAAATCATGACTATATATATCTTATTTCCTTGGTCATTTTTAGGCTCCTTAATCGGAATCATTATTTTTTTGGATGctaatcttttattttcacttgttaatCATTACTTTTATTGACATTATTAGAAAAACTGTCCATTTCTTATATAGGTTGTGCTTAATGACTTCACTAGGTCATGATTCTCATAGACTGCTGCAGAGTGACTTGTGTGAGGAACAAATCACTTTGAAATCAGATACTATGTCTACTGTGACATAAGCAAATTACTGGGCTTAATGATTAGAAAACTTAAAATCTACTCAACACGTTGTACTTTGTAATAACTTTTTTCTGCTTTCTATTCTTAGGTGTTCAGTCAGCTTGGATCTGTGTTGAAAAACTGTGACATTTCAATACATCTCGTAGAGGTGAGCCAAAGATTAAGTGAGATTCAAGCATTGAAATTGACTGAAGAGAAGTTCCCATTAGAGCGAAATGCTGGATCCCCAGTATATATGAAAGGTGTAACTAAGTCTGGGATCCCAATTTCCTGGTACCGGTGTCTGCAAGATGTTCCAAAAGGTAATTACTTCGCACTGATCAATAAAAGAATTTTGTTCACAACCCCTGTTAGTAGTAGTGTTAGGTGACCCCTACCTTATACAGCAATATAATAGATTATGAATCAGTACAGCCAGGTCTGTAGAGAATAGCTAACTATTTTCTGGAAaagaacattagaaataaaagccTGACATTAAGGAGCAATGTATTTCATGCAGttgtgtaaaaaacaaaaaacaaaaatgtaattcTCTGTTGTGCTTTTTAGTTTTACCTATAGCTAAGATAATACTGATAATGAAGAAGCCCACAACTAAAGGAAGAATGTTGGTAGCTGAGTGTCCTTTAAATGACCTGATCTTTTGAAAATTCTTACTTGCCCCAAAGCAGGCAAGGTGCAGTGATAAAATCCCTGAGCTATCCAGGAATCTTGTATTGCTGAGTCCCAGCTCAATACTAAAGTGGTGGTGTCATTTTGGGCAAGGCTCTTAAGACATTCTTGGCCTCAGCATCTCTGTTGATTTTATGAAACTCTTAATTCCttccagttttaaaaaatttgagtTCTAATTTTTTCCAGGCCTAGTGAGAAGCACATAATACTGATAATTCAGTTACTTTGGTTTTCTGTCCCTGATATATGAAGAATGAGGATTGTTCCCTTAACTGTGCTGCAGAGTGGGTTTTCTATGAAGAAGTCTGGATGATTCTGTGGTAGTGATAGTTCTTATGGAAGCATCACAGGTTCCACTACTGAAGGAACtaggcattttcttttttacagtgaATGGGCAGAAGAACCAATTAATTGCCTTAAAAATGCTGAAACATTAactcttttcttctgtttttaaataGGGTACAGCTTTTATCTTGCACATGAATTTTTTGATGTTCTTCCTGTGCATAAGTTTCAGGTATTTGTGGAAAGAAAAGTCATGTTTATAATTGAATAACAAAGGGCCTTAGGGTACAAGAATGAATATTTACCATATTTAATTATTCAATATATGAACATTACTTGAAGAAGCTCTTAACTATGTTTGGAATGTCGATGAATGCAAATAATtgcaaaacagaaatgaaatcTAAAAAATTCTAGTGGGATAAAGAGTGAGAATTTGATGGTAAACAGCTGTAgtgcaatgtattttttttctttctgtacgGAGATTTCAGATTTGGTGGCAATGTACTTGTACTGCTAAGTTTTAATGCTAAGAGCAGTTATCATCATTATGTAACATTTGTTAGCAAACACTTCTGATTACTCTTGTCCGTTTTCACTTCCCATGCTGCTTATTTTCTTAGCTTCTACACCTCCATCTCTGTTATTGCTTCTCTCTTACAACATTAAGTTTGCATTTATCAGTCTACTTATTTTGTTCAAGTAAATGAAGGAatgcatttaaataattttaagtagTAAAGTCTGTCTTATTTATGGTAATAGGAGAaaactaataattattttttgatAGAGGTAATTTTAAGAACAAATTGACCAGGTGTTTTTTTTATACATTGTGTTTAGAAAACACCACAAGGATGGCGAGAAATATTCATTGATATTGATCCACAAATTTCTGATAAACTGAGGTTTGTTTTGGCACCTTGTACCACCCCAGCAGAAGTCTTCATACAAGTAGGAATatgttttttcctcattttattagtttttatcTTCATAGTCTTATTTACTAAGTTAGTATTTTAGAGTTCCTTTTCAGGGGAAAAGAGTAGCTCTCAATACAAGACATCCCCTTTATTAATGATGAATAGTGCAGAGTCAGGAGACTGttaaaacccactttatcatgTTTTAGCTGTGCaaccttaaaaaataatcatctagtaagaaatacatttaataagcCCTCTACTCAGCAAGGGGTTACCTTTCCCCATTTACTTCAGTTTCTTTACTGTCAAATGGTGACAATATTGCTCCTTTACAGGAAGAGCTGAATGTTTGTGAAAGTAATATAGTACAGTGTATGGTACAATAGTAATTTTAAGTAATTGGTATATATCATTCTGTATTTTACTCAAAACAACTGTATTAGGCAAGTTCTATTATCATCACTCTCTGTGGACTCCTGCCAGAGCATGGTTTTTCCCCCGTGCTTCCATTCAGCTCTAAATTTGATTCTAGATTGCCAGAATGTAAGTCTAAAGAAGTCAACAGCATTCTGTTGACCTCAAAGAGTACAAGATCCTGTCTATTTTGGAGTTGTGTTTAAATGTTCAAAAAAAACCTGTACTTTGCTGAAATGTGTAGATATTAGATtgcctctttttattcttttttctacctcagagaaaatgttttcattttctggacCTTAATTAAGAACTTCCTACCCCAGAAGTTATCAATTTTAAAAGtaccatagttttttttttaatctaaactGATAGAAGCTTTTCTtgcaaattaaatgaaaaaacaaaaatcagccTAAACATCTGTGAATATTTCTATTTACTTCACATTCTGAAGTAACATTTTACCAAGAACTAGCTCCC from Dasypus novemcinctus isolate mDasNov1 chromosome 17, mDasNov1.1.hap2, whole genome shotgun sequence encodes the following:
- the NDUFAF7 gene encoding protein arginine methyltransferase NDUFAF7, mitochondrial isoform X4, which encodes MLGEKGDFITSPEISQIFGELLGIWFISEWIATGKSSTFQLVELGPGRGTLTGDILRVFSQLGSVLKNCDISIHLVEVSQRLSEIQALKLTEEKFPLERNAGSPVYMKGVTKSGIPISWYRCLQDVPKGYSFYLAHEFFDVLPVHKFQKTPQGWREIFIDIDPQISDKLRFVLAPCTTPAEVFIQHDEARDHVEVCPDAGVIIQELAQRIALTGGAALIADYGHDGTKTDTFRGFCGHKLHDVLIAPGTADLTADVDFSFLRRMAQGKVASLGPIKQQMFLKNMGIDVRLKVLLDNSDEASMREHLLQSYDILMNPKKMGERFNFFALLPHERLCGKRQVNSCQSKPSPSPIAGFGELAWR